The nucleotide sequence CAGGGCACTTCATGTGGGTGGTCGCGATCATCGTGATGGCTCTCGGGCTCGACTTCACCGTTGCCAACAGTCGACGGGACCGGATCGACGTAGTGCCTGGTTAGCGCCGGGCGAGACGGCGTCCGCTTTCGGTGCTGGGCGGGGTGTAGTTCATCTCGAAGTGGTGATAGAGGGTTGACTCGTCCGCCTGCGATAGCTCTTCGCCGTGCATCTCGATGTTCGGGGCAGACTGAACCTGTTCCCTGGTGACGGCCACCTGCAGGTCGTCAGGACCGATCTGAATTTCGCCCAATGGTACGAAGGTCAGGTGACGGCCGATGAAGCCTTCTTTGACCGTGCCGAACTGGGGCTCATCGGTCTCGACGTCAACGTAGACGTCTTGCAGTTTGCCGAT is from Acidimicrobiales bacterium and encodes:
- a CDS encoding PRC-barrel domain-containing protein, yielding MTEEGDQARWSVADWHGKMLLDRNGEKIGKLQDVYVDVETDEPQFGTVKEGFIGRHLTFVPLGEIQIGPDDLQVAVTREQVQSAPNIEMHGEELSQADESTLYHHFEMNYTPPSTESGRRLARR